The following are encoded together in the Montipora capricornis isolate CH-2021 chromosome 5, ASM3666992v2, whole genome shotgun sequence genome:
- the LOC138049464 gene encoding cathepsin L-like: MQCIVFLTFCLSVAAAWPAQLHVYDDPLKDPNWKAWKSFHRKSYGDVGEERVRNFIWQDNLKRIVSHNDVHNYKLAMNHLGDMTSQEMKQMLNGYKMTTKFEDSEEKATTFLPPSNLKLPASVDWREAGYVTPVKNQGHCGSCWAFSTTGSLEGQNFRKTGKLVSLSEQNLVDCSTSYGNQGCQGGLMDNAFKYIRSNDGIDTEASYPYEGVVERCHFNASDVGASVTGFVDIPSGNETLLKAASGSVGPISVAIDASHMSFQFYRTGVYDEPACSSTNLDHGVLVVGYGSEYGQDYWLVKNSWGPLWGDEGYIKIARNADNKCGVATAASYPLV; this comes from the exons ATGCAGTGCATAGTTTTTCTCACGTTCTGCCTCTCAGTTGCTGCTGCCTGGCCTGCCCAGCTACATGTATATGATGATCCTCTCAAAGATCCAAACTGGAAAGCATGGAAATCTTTTCACAGAAAAAGCTATGGTGATGTTGGGGAAGAGAGAGTGCGCAATTTCATTTGGCAAGACAACCTCAAAAGAATCGTCTCTCACAATGACGTCCACAATTATAAATTGGCTATGAATCATCTTGGAGATATG ACATCACAAGAGATGAAACAGATGCTCAATGGATATAAGATGACAACAAAATTTGAGGATTCTGAGGAAAAGGCTACTACATTTCTCCCACCATCAAATCTCAAGCTTCCAGCAAGTGTTGATTGGAGAGAAGCAGGATATGTGACTCCCGTAAAAAACCAAGGACATTGTGGATCATGTTGGGCCTTTAGCACG ACTGGATCTCTGGAGGGACAAAACTTCAGGAAAACTGGCAAACTGGTGTCTCTTAGTGAACAAAATCTAGTGGACTGTTCAACTTCTTATGGAAATCAAGGTTGCCAAGGAGGTCTGATGGACAATGCTTTTAAGTACATCAGGAGCAATGATGGAATTGATACTGAAGCGAGCTACCCGTATGAAGGCGTG gTAGAAAGATGCCATTTCAATGCATCTGATGTGGGTGCTTCTGTCACTGGTTTTGTGGATATCCCATCTGGTAATGAAACCTTGCTCAAGGCAGCATCTGGTTCTGTGGGTCCTATATCAGTGGCAATTGATGCTAGCCACATGTCCTTTCAGTTTTATCGCACAGGCGTGTATGACGAACCAGCGTGCAGCAGCACAAATTTGGATCATGGAGTTCTTGTTGTGGGCTATGGAAGTGAATATGGTCAAGACTACTGGCTTGTGAAAAACAG